From a region of the Hymenobacter jejuensis genome:
- a CDS encoding metallophosphoesterase family protein has product MNLFVIGDVHGCYHTFQELLQHWQPQQELLIQLGDLMDRGNFSPETVALAMQLAADHPEQAVFLKGNHELGMLRHYTKIGGPTTWLNWGGNLTVQQYEKQPELLGPHLAWIQERPLVWQNDHVVVSHAGFADTPNPLSEANADGVLWRRGPLRNVGKLQVIGHTPTLDGEPLFDPEANALNIDTAAVYGRTLTGARISSTGELLQTLSIPTHAVDSERGR; this is encoded by the coding sequence ATGAATCTGTTCGTAATCGGGGATGTACACGGCTGTTACCACACGTTTCAGGAACTGTTGCAGCACTGGCAGCCGCAGCAAGAACTCCTGATCCAGCTCGGCGACCTGATGGATCGGGGCAACTTTTCGCCCGAAACGGTGGCGCTGGCCATGCAACTGGCGGCCGACCATCCGGAGCAAGCGGTGTTTCTGAAGGGCAACCACGAGCTGGGCATGCTTCGCCACTACACCAAAATCGGCGGGCCGACGACGTGGCTCAACTGGGGCGGCAACCTGACTGTGCAGCAGTACGAAAAACAGCCTGAGCTGCTCGGTCCGCATCTGGCCTGGATCCAGGAGCGCCCGCTTGTCTGGCAAAACGACCATGTGGTGGTCAGCCACGCGGGCTTTGCCGACACGCCCAACCCCCTGAGCGAAGCCAATGCCGACGGCGTGCTCTGGCGGCGCGGCCCGTTGCGCAACGTCGGTAAGCTGCAAGTAATCGGCCACACTCCCACCCTCGACGGTGAACCCCTGTTTGACCCGGAAGCTAACGCGCTCAATATTGATACGGCCGCGGTGTACGGCCGCACCCTGACGGGCGCCCGGATTTCCTCAACGGGCGAACTGCTTCAAACCCTCTCGATCCCGACCCACGCCGTCGACAGCGAACGCGGCCGCTAG
- a CDS encoding alpha-glucuronidase family glycosyl hydrolase yields the protein MLLLLVAAHHSMADDGYRLWLKYDLIQDAAQRKAYLNAAKFIAVSGNGPVLQSAARELQQGLKGLLGQAVPMASAQGKSGGIILSVEPTANDSGGALGKEGYRISTDKNNIKITGKTEAGVLYGAFALLRQLQTRQPLEKIALASTPKIEYRMLNHWDNPDGTVERGYAGSSIWKWYELPERVDPRYRDYARANASIGINGVVINNVNASARYLTAEYLQKVAAVANVMRPYGIRVYMSVLWAAPKTIGGLTTSDPLDPKVRQWWTDRTNDIYKAIPDFGGFLVKANSEGEPGPQDYGRNHADGANMLAEALGSHDGIVMWRAFVYKANSNGDRFKEAYEEFKPLDGKFAPKVLVQVKNGPIDFQSREPFHPLFGAMPKTPLVLEVQITQEYLGFATHLVYEAPLFKECLDSDTYSKGKGSTVAKVVDGTVDQHRISGIAGVANIGSDRNWTGHPMGQANWYAFGRLAWDHELSSQAIAEEWTRMTITTEPKSVRTIADLMVKSRDIYVRYTTPLGLHHIMGESVHYGPQPWLAKAGRPDWTAVYYHKADAQGLGFDRTATGSNALSLYAPEVQKQWGNPQTCALDYLLWFHHVGWKQPLSTGRTLWDELCYRYYTGTDSVTWMQKQWAQVKPNVDPELFANVEGRLQKQYKEAVWWRDACVLYFQTLAQQPIPKPFSPPTRSLDEVKSLVEIYQLRK from the coding sequence ATGCTGCTTCTGCTGGTGGCGGCACACCACAGCATGGCCGACGACGGCTACCGGTTGTGGCTGAAGTACGACCTGATTCAGGACGCTGCCCAGCGCAAAGCCTACCTAAACGCCGCGAAATTCATCGCCGTGTCGGGCAATGGCCCCGTGCTGCAATCGGCGGCGCGCGAGTTGCAGCAGGGCCTCAAGGGGTTGCTGGGGCAAGCCGTACCGATGGCCAGCGCTCAGGGAAAAAGCGGCGGAATTATTCTAAGCGTTGAACCTACCGCAAACGATAGCGGTGGAGCTTTGGGTAAGGAAGGTTACCGGATCTCGACGGACAAGAACAACATCAAAATCACGGGCAAAACCGAGGCAGGCGTCTTGTATGGCGCGTTTGCTCTGCTGCGCCAGCTCCAGACTCGCCAGCCGCTCGAGAAGATTGCGCTGGCGAGCACGCCCAAGATTGAGTATCGCATGCTCAACCACTGGGATAATCCCGATGGCACCGTCGAAAGAGGGTATGCCGGTTCGTCGATCTGGAAGTGGTACGAGCTGCCCGAACGCGTTGATCCGCGCTACCGTGACTACGCCCGTGCCAACGCCTCCATTGGTATTAACGGTGTGGTAATCAACAATGTAAACGCCAGCGCCCGCTACCTCACGGCCGAGTATTTGCAAAAAGTAGCTGCCGTCGCCAACGTCATGCGGCCTTATGGCATTCGGGTGTACATGTCGGTGCTGTGGGCGGCGCCCAAAACCATCGGCGGCCTGACCACTTCCGACCCGCTCGACCCCAAAGTGCGCCAGTGGTGGACCGACCGTACCAACGACATCTACAAAGCCATTCCGGATTTTGGCGGCTTCCTGGTGAAGGCCAACTCCGAAGGCGAACCCGGCCCGCAAGATTACGGCCGCAACCACGCCGACGGCGCCAACATGCTGGCCGAAGCCCTCGGCTCGCACGACGGCATCGTGATGTGGCGCGCCTTCGTATACAAGGCCAATTCCAACGGCGACCGTTTCAAGGAGGCCTACGAAGAGTTCAAGCCACTGGACGGCAAGTTTGCCCCGAAGGTGCTGGTGCAGGTCAAGAACGGCCCGATTGATTTTCAGTCGCGCGAGCCGTTTCACCCGCTGTTTGGGGCCATGCCCAAGACGCCGTTGGTGCTCGAAGTACAAATCACGCAGGAGTACCTGGGCTTTGCCACTCACCTCGTATACGAAGCCCCGCTTTTCAAAGAGTGCTTAGATTCAGATACTTACTCCAAGGGAAAAGGCTCAACTGTTGCCAAAGTTGTCGATGGTACCGTCGATCAGCACCGCATCAGCGGCATTGCGGGCGTGGCCAACATTGGCTCCGACCGCAACTGGACGGGCCACCCCATGGGCCAGGCCAACTGGTACGCCTTCGGGCGCTTGGCTTGGGATCACGAGCTATCGTCGCAGGCCATCGCTGAGGAGTGGACCCGGATGACCATCACGACGGAGCCCAAATCGGTGCGCACCATCGCCGACCTGATGGTGAAGTCGCGCGACATTTATGTGCGCTACACCACGCCGCTGGGCCTGCACCACATCATGGGCGAAAGCGTGCATTACGGACCACAGCCGTGGCTGGCCAAAGCCGGTCGCCCCGACTGGACGGCCGTCTATTACCACAAAGCCGATGCGCAAGGCCTTGGCTTCGACCGGACCGCAACCGGCAGCAACGCCCTCAGCTTATACGCCCCGGAAGTGCAGAAGCAATGGGGCAATCCGCAAACGTGTGCACTTGACTACCTGCTGTGGTTTCATCACGTGGGCTGGAAACAGCCGCTGAGCACGGGCCGCACCCTCTGGGACGAGCTGTGCTACCGCTACTACACCGGCACCGACTCGGTGACGTGGATGCAAAAACAATGGGCGCAGGTGAAGCCCAACGTCGATCCGGAGCTCTTCGCCAACGTGGAGGGCCGCTTGCAAAAGCAATACAAAGAAGCCGTGTGGTGGCGCGATGCCTGCGTGCTGTACTTCCAGACGCTGGCCCAGCAGCCCATCCCCAAGCCTTTCAGCCCGCCCACGCGCTCGCTGGACGAGGTGAAAAGTTTGGTAGAAATCTATCAGTTGCGTAAGTAA
- a CDS encoding sensor histidine kinase → MLRLLWLGTLLAGWSSPAALAQPTPTLTFRTLTTTDGLAENSVYTVLQDRRGFLWLGSRDGLNRYDGSNVWVFRNDPKRPTSLSRNFVISLAEDHSGQLWVATGSKGLCRYNPLTNQFQRFQASPTVGSLVSNFIQVVFCDRAGRIWVGTEEGLSLYEPSTNRFRLFRQASALPANARRNAVRTIAQTPAGALWVGTGEGRLCWLNEHAGLLEPEARWQPTSAITALCADRRGGFWVGTEADGLRYLGPGTESVRVFRESDRPGSLPDDKVRALLLDQKQNLWVGTTNGLGYYERATGTFTSYRHQPGQMHSLPNNNVHALGQDRTGLLWVCTENGVSSFEAQPSSFTTLPVSTKGATPVWAVGEDAAGRAWVGTGDEGLICYDPKTGQRRQFRHDDNDAGSLSADYVRVVYVDRKDCIWVGTQSQGLDCLLPGATRFVHYRHDPTKRNTISDNAIRSICEDTEGHLWIGTEGGLNRYDFKTGLFTAYQHDPANPSSLSNNFVHKIFQDHLGRMWLGTGGGGLCLFDPVTERFRAYRANERVPRSISADFVRTIAEDHAGQLWVGTEGGGLCRLDNVPRGVFTVYREAQGLPEDVVFGILEDEQHQLWLSSNKGLVRFTPATGEMHTFDSRDGLPQNEFNVGAYHHGRSGQLYFGGANGVVMFRSAAVRTNQVPPPVVFTNLRKFNQAVELDTSITERRVLRLAPEDYYFTVEFAALNFRQPDKNRYAFKLSGFDPSWVQAGGRHEATYTNLPPGTYTLRVRAANNDGLWNRRGAALTVVVAPAWYQTWWLRLAASWAAFALLFGLYRLRVRQLLALEQVRHGIARDLHDDMGSTLSSISILSQVARTHQQQQRPAQAAAVLEQIGESSRRMLDAMDDIVWAINPAHDAVEDVTARMRAFASEALEARGIALAFRVAPEVRGLALAMPARREFFLLFKEAVHNLAKYARCRQATVTLARPAAHRLVLTVQDDGVGFDPQAPAQGGGHGLANMRARARALGGQLELCTAPGRSTTLTLTIPVK, encoded by the coding sequence TTGCTCAGGCTGTTGTGGCTTGGTACATTACTGGCGGGCTGGAGTAGTCCGGCGGCCCTGGCGCAGCCTACCCCGACCCTGACCTTCCGCACGCTGACCACCACCGACGGCTTGGCCGAGAACAGCGTGTATACCGTGTTGCAGGACCGCCGCGGCTTTCTGTGGCTGGGTTCGCGCGATGGCCTCAACCGCTACGACGGCAGCAATGTGTGGGTCTTTCGCAACGACCCCAAACGACCGACTTCGCTCAGCCGCAACTTTGTGATCTCGCTGGCCGAAGACCACTCGGGCCAGCTGTGGGTGGCCACGGGCAGCAAGGGCCTTTGCCGCTACAATCCCCTAACGAATCAGTTTCAGCGGTTTCAGGCGAGCCCGACGGTGGGCAGCTTGGTAAGCAACTTCATTCAGGTGGTTTTCTGCGACCGTGCGGGCCGCATTTGGGTGGGCACGGAAGAAGGGCTGAGCCTGTACGAGCCTTCCACCAACCGGTTTCGCCTCTTCCGACAGGCTTCCGCCTTGCCCGCCAACGCCCGCCGCAACGCCGTGCGCACCATCGCCCAAACGCCCGCCGGCGCCCTCTGGGTGGGTACCGGCGAAGGGCGCCTGTGCTGGCTCAACGAGCACGCAGGCCTGCTGGAGCCCGAAGCCCGCTGGCAACCCACCAGCGCCATTACGGCACTGTGCGCCGACCGGCGCGGCGGCTTTTGGGTGGGCACCGAAGCCGATGGCCTGCGCTACTTAGGCCCCGGTACCGAGTCGGTGCGGGTATTTCGCGAAAGCGACCGTCCCGGCAGCCTGCCCGACGACAAAGTGCGGGCGCTGCTCCTCGATCAGAAACAAAACCTGTGGGTGGGTACCACCAACGGCCTGGGCTATTACGAGCGCGCCACGGGTACTTTCACCAGCTACCGCCACCAACCGGGGCAGATGCATAGCTTACCCAACAACAATGTGCACGCCCTGGGCCAAGACCGCACCGGCTTGCTGTGGGTGTGCACCGAAAACGGCGTCAGCAGCTTCGAGGCGCAGCCCAGCAGCTTTACCACGTTGCCCGTGAGCACCAAGGGCGCAACCCCCGTGTGGGCCGTGGGCGAAGACGCGGCGGGGCGGGCCTGGGTGGGCACCGGCGACGAAGGCCTGATCTGCTACGACCCCAAAACCGGGCAGCGCCGCCAGTTTCGCCACGATGACAACGACGCCGGCAGCCTTAGCGCCGATTACGTCCGGGTGGTGTACGTCGATCGCAAGGACTGTATTTGGGTGGGCACGCAAAGCCAAGGGCTCGACTGCTTGCTGCCGGGCGCTACGCGCTTTGTGCACTATCGCCACGACCCTACCAAGCGCAACACCATCAGCGACAATGCGATACGGTCCATCTGCGAAGACACGGAAGGGCACTTGTGGATAGGTACCGAGGGCGGCCTCAACCGCTACGATTTCAAAACGGGGCTCTTTACCGCATACCAACACGATCCTGCTAATCCGTCCAGCCTGAGCAACAACTTCGTGCACAAGATTTTCCAGGATCACTTGGGCCGGATGTGGTTGGGCACCGGCGGCGGCGGGCTGTGCTTGTTTGACCCGGTTACGGAGCGCTTTCGGGCGTACCGGGCCAACGAACGGGTGCCCCGCTCCATCAGCGCCGACTTTGTGCGCACGATTGCCGAAGACCACGCCGGCCAGTTGTGGGTCGGGACGGAGGGCGGCGGCCTGTGCCGGCTCGACAATGTGCCTCGCGGGGTGTTTACCGTGTATCGGGAGGCACAGGGGCTGCCCGAAGATGTTGTTTTTGGCATTCTGGAAGACGAACAGCACCAATTGTGGCTTTCTTCCAACAAAGGGCTAGTGCGCTTTACGCCGGCCACCGGCGAAATGCACACCTTCGACAGCCGCGACGGGCTGCCGCAAAACGAATTCAACGTGGGCGCTTACCACCACGGGCGCAGCGGGCAGCTGTACTTCGGCGGTGCCAACGGCGTGGTAATGTTTCGGTCGGCGGCGGTGCGCACCAACCAAGTGCCGCCGCCGGTGGTGTTCACGAATTTGCGCAAGTTCAACCAAGCCGTGGAGCTGGACACGAGCATCACCGAGCGCCGCGTCCTCCGGCTGGCGCCCGAGGACTACTATTTTACCGTTGAATTCGCGGCGTTGAATTTCCGCCAACCCGACAAAAACCGCTATGCATTTAAGTTATCCGGTTTTGATCCGTCGTGGGTGCAGGCGGGGGGCCGGCACGAGGCCACGTACACGAACCTGCCGCCGGGCACCTACACGCTGCGGGTGCGGGCGGCCAACAACGACGGCCTGTGGAACCGGCGCGGGGCGGCCCTGACGGTGGTCGTGGCCCCGGCCTGGTACCAGACCTGGTGGCTGCGCCTGGCCGCCAGCTGGGCGGCCTTCGCCCTCTTGTTCGGCCTCTACCGCCTGCGCGTGCGCCAGCTGCTGGCCCTGGAGCAGGTGCGCCACGGCATCGCCCGCGACCTGCACGACGACATGGGCTCGACCTTGAGCAGCATCTCCATTTTGAGCCAGGTGGCGCGCACCCACCAGCAGCAGCAGCGCCCGGCGCAGGCGGCGGCCGTCTTGGAGCAGATCGGGGAGAGCTCGCGGCGCATGCTCGACGCCATGGACGACATCGTCTGGGCCATCAACCCGGCCCACGACGCGGTGGAGGACGTCACGGCCCGCATGCGGGCCTTCGCCTCCGAGGCCCTGGAGGCGCGCGGCATCGCCCTGGCCTTCCGCGTGGCCCCCGAGGTGCGGGGCCTGGCCCTGGCCATGCCGGCGCGGCGCGAGTTTTTTCTTTTGTTCAAAGAAGCCGTCCACAACCTGGCCAAGTACGCCCGCTGCCGGCAGGCCACCGTCACGCTGGCCCGGCCCGCCGCCCACCGCCTGGTCTTGACCGTGCAGGACGACGGGGTGGGCTTCGACCCGCAGGCCCCGGCCCAGGGCGGGGGCCACGGGCTGGCCAACATGCGGGCCCGGGCCCGGGCCCTGGGCGGCCAGCTGGAACTGTGCACCGCCCCCGGCCGCAGCACCACCCTCACCCTGACCATTCCCGTCAAGTAA
- the uxuA gene encoding mannonate dehydratase, with product MLYTMRWFGPHDPVSLFDIRQAGCSGVVTALHQLPVGAVWSVDEIKTRQQLIEADNEKYAPLHWAVVESLPVHEDIKKGLPARATYIENYKQSLRNLAACGIQTVCYNFMPVLDWSRTNLSYEMPDGSRALRFVWQDFALFDLFILKRPNAAADYEADVIEAARQQFAAMTAEQVAQLTNTVLLGLPGSEEAFELSGFQGLLDQYAAIDSQELRQNLYHFMREVGPVAQEVGVNLCIHPDDPPYPLLGLPRVVSTEADLVELMETYDAPANGITFCTGSLGVRSDNDLPGMVRRLGQRIHFIHLRATKREANPRNFHEADHLAGDVDMYAVVREIVQEEQRRAQAGSGVSQLPMRPDHGHQMLDDLHKKTYPGYSAIGRLRGLAELRGLEYGIRGALADARQRLDNQAVVNKESLTS from the coding sequence ATGTTGTACACGATGCGCTGGTTCGGCCCCCACGACCCGGTTTCACTCTTCGACATTCGCCAAGCCGGCTGCTCCGGCGTTGTTACGGCCTTGCACCAGCTTCCGGTCGGGGCGGTGTGGTCGGTAGACGAGATTAAGACTCGCCAGCAACTCATCGAAGCCGACAACGAAAAGTACGCGCCTTTGCACTGGGCCGTGGTCGAGAGCCTGCCCGTGCACGAAGACATTAAGAAAGGCCTGCCCGCGCGCGCTACTTATATAGAGAACTACAAGCAGTCGCTGCGCAACCTGGCCGCCTGCGGCATCCAGACGGTGTGCTACAATTTCATGCCCGTGCTCGACTGGTCGCGTACTAACCTTAGCTACGAGATGCCCGACGGTTCGCGGGCGTTGCGGTTTGTGTGGCAGGACTTTGCGCTGTTTGACCTGTTCATTCTGAAGCGCCCCAATGCCGCTGCCGACTACGAAGCAGACGTGATTGAGGCCGCCCGGCAGCAGTTCGCCGCCATGACCGCCGAGCAAGTGGCCCAGCTTACCAACACCGTATTACTTGGCTTGCCGGGCTCGGAAGAGGCTTTTGAACTGTCTGGCTTTCAAGGACTTCTGGATCAGTACGCAGCCATCGATAGCCAAGAACTACGACAGAATCTGTATCACTTTATGCGGGAAGTAGGGCCGGTGGCTCAGGAAGTAGGCGTGAATCTGTGCATTCACCCCGACGATCCGCCCTATCCGCTGCTCGGGCTGCCCCGTGTGGTGAGCACCGAAGCCGACTTAGTAGAATTAATGGAGACCTACGATGCGCCGGCCAACGGGATTACGTTTTGCACCGGATCGTTGGGGGTACGATCCGACAATGACTTGCCGGGCATGGTCCGGCGCCTGGGCCAGCGCATCCACTTCATCCACTTGCGGGCTACCAAGCGCGAAGCCAACCCCCGCAACTTCCACGAAGCCGACCACCTCGCCGGCGACGTAGACATGTATGCCGTGGTGCGCGAAATCGTGCAGGAAGAGCAACGCCGAGCCCAAGCGGGCTCCGGTGTAAGCCAACTACCAATGCGGCCCGATCACGGCCACCAGATGCTCGACGACCTCCACAAGAAAACCTATCCGGGTTATTCGGCCATCGGCCGGTTGCGCGGCTTAGCCGAATTGCGCGGGCTGGAATATGGCATCCGTGGTGCCTTGGCTGATGCTCGGCAACGCCTTGATAATCAAGCAGTTGTAAATAAAGAATCATTGACCTCGTGA
- a CDS encoding LacI family DNA-binding transcriptional regulator — MIKCVKCGLADDVMRAGFIRGRQRFFCKACDYHFTEEKTERTTERKRHQTTIGDVAKAVGVASSTVSRALNGHSDISPNTRQVILDVARQLDYQPNLLAQSLKSSETYTIGVLIPDIERPFFATAVSGIQQVAAESGYRVMICQSKESYQMEVSNVQALVASRVDGLLICHSRETENFDHVRPEACRGIPVVHFDRVCNELNSAKVILDDWDGAFAVTEHLIQEGCRRIAVLAGPESLLISRQRIAGYRSALQKYGLPIRDEWRIHINFRTESAVAALDTWLSLPEPPDAIFAINYTNAFDLIQALKQRHIRIPDEIAVVGFGDEFLAGMIEPGLTTVNLHPYRIGQQAARLFLEQVRMKEDFQPRTFVISGDLVIRQSSLKGKGSQFTLTI, encoded by the coding sequence ATGATCAAGTGTGTAAAGTGTGGCTTGGCCGATGATGTGATGCGGGCGGGCTTCATTCGGGGTCGGCAACGCTTCTTCTGCAAAGCCTGTGATTATCATTTCACGGAAGAAAAAACCGAGCGTACCACCGAGCGCAAACGTCACCAAACCACCATCGGTGATGTGGCCAAGGCGGTGGGCGTGGCCTCGTCGACGGTGTCGCGGGCGCTGAACGGGCACTCCGACATCAGCCCCAACACGCGGCAGGTTATTCTGGACGTGGCCCGGCAGCTTGATTACCAGCCTAACTTGTTGGCCCAGAGCCTCAAGAGCAGCGAAACGTACACCATTGGTGTACTCATCCCCGACATTGAGCGGCCCTTTTTCGCGACGGCAGTAAGCGGCATTCAGCAGGTGGCCGCCGAATCGGGGTACCGCGTAATGATCTGTCAGTCAAAGGAATCGTATCAGATGGAGGTCAGCAACGTGCAGGCGTTGGTGGCCAGCCGCGTCGATGGGCTGCTGATCTGCCACTCGCGCGAAACCGAAAACTTCGACCACGTGCGGCCCGAGGCGTGCCGAGGTATTCCGGTGGTGCACTTCGACCGAGTTTGCAACGAGCTCAACAGCGCCAAAGTGATACTCGACGACTGGGACGGGGCCTTTGCCGTGACCGAGCACCTGATTCAGGAAGGCTGCCGCCGCATTGCCGTGCTGGCTGGTCCCGAATCGCTGCTAATCAGCCGTCAGCGCATTGCGGGCTACCGCAGCGCCCTCCAGAAATACGGCCTGCCGATTCGGGACGAGTGGCGCATCCACATCAACTTCCGCACCGAGTCGGCGGTGGCAGCACTCGATACGTGGCTGTCGTTGCCCGAGCCGCCCGACGCGATTTTCGCCATCAACTACACCAACGCCTTCGACCTGATTCAGGCCCTGAAGCAGCGCCACATCCGCATCCCCGACGAAATTGCGGTGGTGGGTTTCGGCGATGAATTTCTGGCCGGCATGATCGAGCCGGGGCTTACGACCGTCAACCTCCACCCCTACCGCATCGGGCAGCAGGCCGCGCGCTTGTTTCTGGAGCAGGTGCGCATGAAGGAAGATTTCCAGCCGCGAACGTTCGTAATCTCAGGCGATCTAGTGATTCGGCAATCTTCGTTGAAAGGCAAAGGCTCGCAGTTTACGCTGACCATCTAA